The following coding sequences are from one Halobellus litoreus window:
- a CDS encoding BrxA family protein: protein MATGRNGELDSWLPSLVGRLPESKITTDLTHCGIQAERTHDIASLYADELDWTSVKEIWYDERVANRSSRNSAEKPLIAIRARLQSAGEGLPSVPVLPEILDQCRNERDQAQVLFLYLINHDGLARYVVHEYLRRLMKQGPSSLNFETDTVLNILDEFRDKAGEPLEYSESTQKRWIQGLRSALRDIGVLEGKTETAGQPPKVGDVPLQVAAYYSWAQNGDEWLTKPIGWLYLFQSEEYWEPQSKRLAGYEGWTHHEARSRVWFEPVDDFYTMLAEGSA, encoded by the coding sequence ATGGCTACAGGTCGAAACGGGGAGTTGGACTCATGGCTTCCATCTCTCGTTGGGAGACTCCCCGAATCGAAGATCACTACGGATTTGACTCATTGCGGGATCCAAGCCGAGAGAACGCACGATATCGCATCTCTCTACGCGGACGAACTCGATTGGACGTCGGTCAAGGAGATCTGGTACGACGAACGGGTCGCGAACCGAAGCAGTCGGAACAGCGCTGAAAAGCCACTTATCGCAATTCGGGCACGGCTTCAGTCAGCAGGTGAAGGACTTCCATCGGTCCCGGTGCTTCCAGAGATCTTAGACCAATGTCGAAACGAGCGTGATCAGGCACAGGTCCTCTTCCTTTATCTCATCAACCACGACGGACTGGCCCGCTATGTCGTCCACGAGTACCTCCGCCGACTGATGAAACAAGGGCCCTCCTCACTCAACTTTGAGACGGATACTGTTCTCAACATCCTCGACGAGTTCCGCGACAAAGCTGGCGAGCCGCTAGAGTACTCGGAATCAACACAGAAACGATGGATACAGGGACTCAGGTCTGCCCTTCGTGATATCGGTGTGCTTGAAGGGAAGACCGAGACCGCCGGTCAACCTCCAAAAGTCGGCGACGTTCCCCTCCAAGTTGCGGCCTACTACTCCTGGGCTCAGAACGGCGACGAGTGGCTCACGAAGCCGATTGGCTGGCTCTACCTGTTCCAGTCCGAAGAGTACTGGGAACCGCAGAGCAAGCGTCTGGCAGGATATGAGGGCTGGACACACCACGAAGCCCGGAGTCGCGTCTGGTTCGAACCCGTCGACGACTTCTACACGATGCTCGCAGAGGGTTCAGCATGA